Genomic DNA from Methanosarcina sp. MTP4:
TCGGGGATTTATCAAGCATCTGGTTTAATGCGGTGATCCGCGGGGATGAAAACCGGATAAAGATCGGAAACAGGACCAGCATCCAGGATAACGCGGTTATTCATGTAGACACCCATGACGGGATTGAGATAGGGGACAACGTGACAGTCGGGCACGGAGCGGTAATTCACGGATGCAAAATAGAAGATAACGTGCTGATAGGAATGAATGCAACCGTTTTGAATGGGGCTGAAATCGGGAAAAATTCCATAGTCGGAGCGAATGCCCTCGTGTCCCAGGGGAAGAAATACCCTGAAAGCAGCCTTATTATCGGGGTCCCGGCGAAGGCAAAAAGGGAAACTAACGAAGCAGAGATTGAGGGAATAAGAGAAAATGCAGCGGAATATGTTGAACTGGCAAAAGAGTACAGGGAAGCAAGCGGTAAGTGATGAAAAAAAGGCCAGGGAGTAGCCCGGAAAATTAGCGGATAGACCACTAATTTTTTTTAAAAGTTGACAGGGTGTTTGCTAGATAACCGAAGGTTTCTTTAATAACCCTTAAATTTAAAATTGGGAGTGACGTTAACTACTACTTACAAAATTAGAAAGTGATACAATGGGGAATAGAAATCTACTCAAAGTACCGATACTTGTAACGATGCTGCTTATGTTAAGCCTTACAATAAGCGGTTGCGCAACTCTGCAATATGTAAGCCAGGAACCCGAAATAACGGAAGAAGTATATTCGATCTCAGGGAACACGGTTGAGCTTTCCTTAGACCAGGTCCCTGAACTGGCAGAAGTAGGCAATGCAGTCACCATAGTTGATGAAGGGCTGCCCACATACATGGTAATAGCCAGGACCGGAGAAGACAGCTACGTGGTTGCCTCCAGCGAGTGTACCCACAGGGGCATGGCCCTCTCCTACGAGCACGACGAAAAGGTCTTCAGATGTTCATCCCTGGGGCATTCGGAATTCAACCTGGACGGATCTCCGGGAGAAGGGTTTACGGAAGAGCCTTTGAGGATATACGAACACTCAATTGAAGGAGATCTGATGACAATATCCTTCGAATAAAAGCCGAAAACAATTCATTCCTTTAGCACGGGGAGCCGGTCGTAATCAAGGGTCGG
This window encodes:
- a CDS encoding gamma carbonic anhydrase family protein → MVIMEFKDKIPKISGTAFVADSADIIGNVEIGDLSSIWFNAVIRGDENRIKIGNRTSIQDNAVIHVDTHDGIEIGDNVTVGHGAVIHGCKIEDNVLIGMNATVLNGAEIGKNSIVGANALVSQGKKYPESSLIIGVPAKAKRETNEAEIEGIRENAAEYVELAKEYREASGK
- a CDS encoding ubiquinol-cytochrome c reductase iron-sulfur subunit, producing MGNRNLLKVPILVTMLLMLSLTISGCATLQYVSQEPEITEEVYSISGNTVELSLDQVPELAEVGNAVTIVDEGLPTYMVIARTGEDSYVVASSECTHRGMALSYEHDEKVFRCSSLGHSEFNLDGSPGEGFTEEPLRIYEHSIEGDLMTISFE